One Lampris incognitus isolate fLamInc1 chromosome 14, fLamInc1.hap2, whole genome shotgun sequence DNA window includes the following coding sequences:
- the ccr9a gene encoding C-C chemokine receptor type 9a, which yields MASTTDMMTTTSQNLSIDYDGVPTTTDGEYDYEGLMCDKLSVREFRGRYEPPLFWLITILGGLGNLAVVWVYIHFRHRVKTMTEIYLLNLAVADLLFLCTLPLWAAEASQGWSFGEGLCRVNLALYKVNLFSGMLLLTCISVDRYVVIVQTTKAQNSKRQRLRCSKQVCLVVWLLAMVLALPEFIFAKPKLTEDKEYCRMVYPGNKGNHTKIFVLSLQVSMGFCLPFLIMGFCYCVIICTLLKTRKFEKHRAMRVILVVVMVFVFTQLPHNAVLVVEATQATNITMTDCEQTKRFDVVGQLLKSLAYTHASLNPLLYAFIGVRFRKDVVRLLQAYHCWPSKGQLSKVGKPLSGSMRASVMSDTDTTQALSL from the exons ATGGCATCTACGACTGACATGATGACAACAACGAGTCAG AACCTGTCTATAGACTATGACGGAGTCCCCACCACAACAGACGGAGAATATGATTATGAAGGTTTGATGTGCGACAAGTTATCCGTCAGAGAGTTCAGAGGACGTTATGAACCTCCTCTCTTTTGGCTCATCAccatactgggtggactgggtaACCTGGCAGTGGTCTGGGTCTATATCCACTTCCGCCATCGTGTGAAGACTATGACGGAGATCTACCTGCTCAACCTGGCGGTGGCTGACCTTCTGTTTCTCTGCACGCTGCCCCTCTGGGCAGCTGAGGCCTCCCAAGGCTGGAGCTTCGGGGAGGGTCTCTGCAGGGTCAACTTGGCACTCTACAAGGTCAACCTGTTCAGCGGCATGCTGCTGCTCACCTGCATCAGCGTGGACCGCTACGTTGTCATTGTTCAGACCACGAAGGCACAAAACTCCAAGAGACAGAGGCTCCGCTGCAGTAAGCAGGTCTGCTTGGTGGTCTGGCTCCTGGCCATGGTCCTGGCCTTACCTGAGTTCATCTTCGCCAAACCTAAGCTCACTGAGGACAAAGAgtactgcaggatggtgtatccTGGAAATAAAGGGAACCACACCAAGATCTTCGTGCTTTCTCTGCAGGTCAGCATGGGCTTCTGTCTCCCATTCCTCATCATGGGCTTCTGTTACTGCGTcatcatctgcacactgctgaaaACCCGCAAATTTGAGAAACACAGGGCCATGCGTGTCATCCTGGTGGTGGTCATGGTGTTTGTCTTCACTCAGCTGCCGCACAATGCCGTGCTGGTGGTGGAGGCCACGCAGGCCACCAACATCACCATGACAGACTGTGAGCAGACAAAGCGTTTTGATGTTGTCGGGCAGTTGCTGAAGAGTCTGGCCTACACCCACGCCAGCCTCAACCCTTTACTCTACGCTTTCATTGGGGTACGTTTCCGTAAGGATGTGGTCAGGCTTCTGCAGGCATACCACTGCTGGCCCTCCAAAGGACAACTTAGCAAAGTTGGTAAGCCGCTATCAGGCTCCATGCGAGCTTCAGTCATGTCAGATACTGACACCACACAGGCTCTGTCCTTATAG